CCCTCTTGAAACGCCGAATAGGGTTTTCAATTCATCAAGCTTTAACCCGCGGTCAATAAACAAAGATAGAAAATATTTATCATCAATGCCCAGTTTTCCGATACAATCAGTTAAAGCATCAAGCTTTTCATCAGCCATAACAGTAAGGCTTACCGTTGTTTTTGTATCTGCTATCGTTTCCATTAAGCTTGGGCAATCATCATATTCTTCATCCAATGAAGAAGCTTGAGGAGTAAGGCTGCGAAGGCAATCAATCGTATGATTAATCACTACCTGTCTTAACCAACTCGCGAGAGTGCAGTTATTTTTTGCGGAGAATGATTTAAATTTAGAGAAATTATCTTTGCTCAGAAGGACGAAGATATCCTGGAAAATATCTTCTACTTGATCGTGGTTACTTAAGTTTGCTCCATTAGATTTAAGTATACTATATATGTAGCGGTAGATTAAATTTGAATATTTGTCTACAAATTCATTCCATGCTTCTTTCTCACCCTTAACACATCTTGAGA
This sequence is a window from Candidatus Omnitrophota bacterium. Protein-coding genes within it:
- a CDS encoding sigma-70 family RNA polymerase sigma factor, with protein sequence MTDLEFVSRCVKGEKEAWNEFVDKYSNLIYRYIYSILKSNGANLSNHDQVEDIFQDIFVLLSKDNFSKFKSFSAKNNCTLASWLRQVVINHTIDCLRSLTPQASSLDEEYDDCPSLMETIADTKTTVSLTVMADEKLDALTDCIGKLGIDDKYFLSLFIDRGLKLDELKTLFGVSRGTIDMRKSRIIDRLRDCFKLKGFELDL